A window of the Cannabis sativa cultivar Pink pepper isolate KNU-18-1 chromosome X, ASM2916894v1, whole genome shotgun sequence genome harbors these coding sequences:
- the LOC115704005 gene encoding CST complex subunit STN1 has product MDRSLYNTHVKLLAFDLTSLTQISSCSNSFSRHGFLLSRIETLGVVTFCDLKPRKFLKFIIDDGTGCVDCILWLNHLTSPYFARQNPSNVQQIADSAIRFASEVRLGVVARVRGKITKYRGLVQVTVSDIVVERDPNAEILHWLDCMRLARQCYDHSIK; this is encoded by the coding sequence ATGGATCGCTCGTTATACAATACGCATGTGAAGCTACTAGCTTTTGACCTTACCTCTCTCACCCAAATCTCCTCATGCTCAAATTCTTTCTCTCGCCATGGGTTCCTCCTCTCGCGCATCGAAACCCTTGGAGTCGTAACATTTTGTGACCTCAAACCACGAAAATTTCTCAAATTCATTATCGATGACGGTACTGGTTGTGTCGATTGCATCCTTTGGCTAAACCATCTGACATCTCCTTACTTCGCTCGTCAAAACCCTTCAAATGTTCAACAAATTGCCGACTCGGCCATCCGTTTTGCGTCGGAGGTGCGACTCGGTGTCGTTGCTAGAGTTCGTGGGAAAATCACCAAGTATAGAGGTTTGGTTCAGGTCACCGTTTCAGACATCGTCGTTGAGAGGGATCCTAATGCTGAGATCTTGCACTGGTTGGATTGCATGAGGTTGGCGCGTCAATGTTATGATCATTCTATCAAGTGA